Below is a window of Rhodamnia argentea isolate NSW1041297 chromosome 11, ASM2092103v1, whole genome shotgun sequence DNA.
ATCTCCCATGCCTTCTGAATTATCAATTCAAAATCGAGATATTGTGATGTGATTTACACTCCCCATCGATAAAAAAGCACGGGATCCTTCGTAGGAGTCACGAggcttttataatttaagtttgtattttattagtagtttgtgCTTGAGTCTATGAACAGCTATTGTTATACATACTCTTTTTTAACCGAATGATGTAAAAGAGAGATATAATGTGCTAATTCTAATAGAATGTCCTATTAAATGTAGCTCTAGTTTAAGGATCAACCGGGATAAATCTTgcgtctcgatttctctttctcgcttttactaCTCTATTTCGTTGAGGTTGTGTGCCGAATTCTAACAAGACcggctctctttttttttccccctttctttgTTGggtgatattttgattttttttttaatcatattggGTGCCTCTCTTGGCTTGCAATTTGGGCATCTAGGTCTTAggtctttatatatatattaattacGGCATATGGTTTGGTAGGCGCATCGCTCATTGTATGCTGCCTTTATGAAGCCATTCGATGACAGGACGAGTCAATGCGATCGGACCCCCGGAGGCATGTCACCCCCACAGGTTTTAAGTGCTGGTGGTTTGCCATTAAATCGAGAGATGGAGCTGTGGCACCTTGACCTAAGAAATAAGTGTTGCTGTCGAAATACGAAAGCTTTTAGAGATTTTATGGAGTCAAAGCATGTGGACTCGCCTTTTTGGCTAAGAAAACATAGGTGAGGGTTGGAAGTTTCGAGCTTACAGAGTAAAGGCAAGCTATTAAAGGGAGCTGTGGGTGTATGGTCTAATGGAGAAGGGTTTCATCAGTCTCTCAAGATATCCACGAGCAAGTCGGATCGACGGAGTAAATGAAGATGCAGCCCCTAATTCCACGAAATCGTATTGCCGGGGTAAAGATCGGACGTGTGTGTGAGGAGTACGGGACCGATATAGGTTAGATTTCCTGCACTAATAAGCAGATACAATCCCGTCACGTTTGAGCCACCTTAAGCTTCCCCGTTCTTAGTCCATACCGATTTATTAATACAATTTGTTGTTAAAAATAAGATTATGTACTCAATCGTGACAATGTTTAAGCGTCGTATATGAGATAATTACATATCTCTCTCATGCACACTCTCATTAATTCAGgaattggaagtcctaaaactcatcATAAACGTATAGTAAAGTTCTAAAGCTGGTCACAAAACCGGAATagattcctaaaaatttcataaaGCGCAAACGAGTCCTAAGACTCATCAcgaaaatgcaatcgagttcCGAAACTTTCAAATACCGCAACCAACGATCGATCGCGGTGGCGTGAGCTCTTTATCAATCCCTTTGAAACAATTTTTGCTCGCTCAACGTGACGTTTGAAGTGAAGTTTCGCGATAGAGAAGCCGATCCGACTTTCCAAGCGCACAATTTAATCGTGCGTTATATTTCTCGCGACATCTACGCGAAAATAGAAAGGAGGAAGTATGCACAAAAGAAGACAAGGTGGTAGTTGTTCACAGAAGACAGAACAGACAATAAATGTTTTTGGGTTGGTAGAAATATGGTGCACTTGCACTAGGGACCGTTCGCAGTTGTTTAGTTCCTTCACGCCTTTTGTATATACACATGTTAATGTCATAAGGTTAAATagcccctttcttttcttttgtttttttttttgtgtgtgcttCTGTTGTGATGCTATTGATAGGTCACCCACCACCCCATCccctcttcttatctcctcCTCTCACGGCTTATCCATTTCCTCCATATATCGATATCAACTTTGTTTGttatcgtttcttttttttcttttttttttgtcccctctctcaaaaggaccaaaaaaaaaaaccctccaaaaaattctgaaaaattaggagaaaaaaccattttttttttaatatctcaAGGTATGAAAGGCTTAGGAAGAGAGGGCTTCTTCACTTCATGAAAGACTAATGGATGCTCGAAGGGATAACTTTGGTACTAACAAGGTGTACATCTATGTAGATTTCCAAATGTACGTGGCGCATAATTGACATgctaaataaatttaagacaGCACTTATAAATCTTCCTAGTACTCGCACACGAGTTTTCATATGCATGGAGTATATACGCATGTGATGGAATTAGAAATGGGTCTTTTTGAAAGATCCTTCCATTTCCAGGCAAACCCTTTCTGAAATTCCGACCCATCGAGAACCGTAAGTCAAGTAGGCAAAACCCGATCAGGATGAAGTGCCGGCAATGGCTATCTGtgctaatttgaatttttaagtaTATAGAAAACTACGCACTACATTAATCATTACAAATTAGACCCCCAAAGAGAAGAAGCAACAAAAGAGAAACCCCGGAGAGATTATGGACTAATAGGCAAAATCtctttctcatctctctttgtAAAACCTGCTCGGACATCCAAAAACCACCCCACTGGAACGAGTCTTAAGGCTTCATTTCATCTCCAGAGTTCTGAAATCCAGGACGCTGGTCTTCAACCCCAAGAAGTTGTAGCCGCCATGGACGCTGCTTCCCCCGCTCGCTCCTCTCCTGCAACTGCACTCCTTGCTGTCCTGCAACCCCAGGCTGCAGGCAAAGCAGTGGTTTCTCTCGACCATTCCCATGGGCGCATCAGGCTGGTGGTGCTGCGGCTGATAAGGAGGGCTTATTCTGAGCTCAAGATTCAAGTCTGGACACCTTTCTTGAACCGTTGCTGgtgttgtcgtcgtcgtcgtcatcgttgTCGGTGGGTTGTTCTCCTTCTTGTAGCCGAGCGCGGCGGAGATGGCGTCGTCTAGCGGCTCTTGTTTCGACGGAGTGGCTGCGAACGAGATGGTGGTTGTGTCTTGCGCGGTCTCGCTCAATGGCCTGTGCGTCGCCGGATCGATCCCTCGGTTCAAGAGCTTCCTCCTTATGTGCGTGTTCCAATAGTTCTTTATCTCGTTGTCCGTCCTCCCGGGCAATCTCCCGGCAATCAAAGACCACCTGCGGGAATATAAAGTAAAAACCCATTTGACTCAACCTAAtctgaagttaaaaaaaaaaaaacaatttaagCTTTGAGAACATTTAGTTAAGGAACCCAGATTAGGAGACATGTCAGGGTAATCATTCTCCTGATTCTCGTTTCTTGTGTTACTACATGATCGGGATATATTACGCATcgggcttgttcttgcaatccACTTACTTGTTACCAAGAAGGCTGTGGagtttgatgatgagctcatcCTCTTCATCGGTGAAGTTGCCGCGCTTGAGGTCAGGCCTCAGGTAATTGATCCAGCGGAGGCGGCAGCTCTTGCCGCAGCGGAGGAGGCCCGCCGCCTTCGGGAGCGACCGCCAGCAGCCCTCGCCATGGGCCCTGATGTAGGCGATAAGCCTCTCGTCCTCTTCCTTGGTCCATGCGCCTTTGTTCGTGTGAGCCTTCTCACAGCAAGGCGATCTTCCCATGTCTCAGTACACCAGAGAAGctggaaagaaaaacaagaaaaagcgaGAGAATCTTTCCCTCCCCCAAGTGCTATGAGCTCAAGCTGTTCTAGCTCCAACTACTGTTCTTATATATAGCTGGGTCCTCGTGTGAGAGCTTGGGAAAtctttttttagagagagagagagagagagagggagagagggtaTTGCTTTCTTGCTGCCAAACCATTAAGGCCGGCCCTTGCGAACGCTAAAGGTGTGATTTTTATAGCATTTTGACCCGAGATctcgatcgatcgagagagagagagagaggaataaTAACATTAGCTTCTAGATGTGAGTTGGTGAGACAGGTTAGAGGGGGGAGTGGCTGGTGGCCTCTCTCTTATGATGATGCTTGCATCAGCAAAAGGGGGATAagttaaaaaacaaaacaaaacaaaacaatacTTCATATGTTGTTGTATTAAACTAGACAGAGGGGGGTAAACTTCAGGTGGGTATGATTAAATTATGTCAGTTAACTCTCAAAATCTTCCCCCAACACACTACACAGTACTAGAATATAAAGTGcagattattattattctcaTTTGTAGTGTTGTTGGAACTAACACCaatctgggttttttttttcatttatatgaaagTCCAGCTAGGTCCACAATAATGGCGTTCGTATGACCAGTTGGTCCGGGGATGTAAAAAGCTCTTTGCTAGGGTTATGGCATATACTCGTATGGAGGAGACCAAAGTCAAAAGCATGAACCCCAAAAGAAGGTGACGGAATTTGAAACCCTCCAGAAATGCTTAGCTAGGTTTAACTCAGATGTAGGTTATTACTTGGTTTTGCCAATATACCTATATTTGGAAATACTTGTTCATTATAACAAGAGTTAACCATTTGTTTCCTAGTGTGCTGATTTAGGGTTTATTTCCCGAAAGCGGATTTTGTTATCAAGTCATTAAACTTTGATTACAGTCATATGATATAACGAGCTtcagaaagaacaaaaaaaaaaaaaaagaattcgacGTTTGCATTGGATATGACGTCAAATTCACATGGCCACCAATAACATTCCCGCGGAAAATGGGCCATGCATCGAAacacggcgtatgaaaattcgaGATATCTGAGCGACGGCTATAATGGAAATTCAGTGGCCCGATCACAATCTACTTAAATCCGGTGATTACAGGTAAATTTTATCTCGTTCCGAGTGCAAATGTGCGAATACTTATATGTGACTTACATGACAAGAGAAACAACTCGctagaagggggaaaaaaacaaagaagaagaaggaaaaaacaactgGGGGGGGTGGCCCTAGGCCGATGGATTTTCCAAGAAGAGTAAGTTGATGGGGAATGGGCATaatggagaagaaggagaagaaacagAAGTAGTGGTTTGTCCATTCTTGTCCATAAGTAAAAACATGGTAGTTGTGCTTCTTTATTCTACTACTGGTATTCTCTCCCAAGtgcacatgagagagagagagagagaggtgcttCTAGAAGGTGGGGGGATGGTGTGGGAGGTTGGGTACGAGGCAGAGGATGatgtaagaaagaaaaaatagaaagaggtGAAGGAATAGTGTTGTTGTGGTTGTGGTTGTATGTGGGCTTTGGTTCACCTTCCACTGCCCCCCTCCCCTCCTAACCTTGCGGTTCAAGTTTAGGCCCGAGTGTTTGAGTTTTTACAGGATTGGAGGGCAAAGCCAAAATTACTATCTCCCTCGAAATTGCTACCACCACACATCCCTCCCTTCTCTCTTTCCGTGTTAGGATGCAGGTCCGAGCTACGTCAGAGAAATACCACGTCGAAGAATTTGTGTGGTGTGGACGATTCATATATCATGGTTGGCCTATAACTTattgacttaaacttttgaatgaatATAGGTACAATTTGATATATTGACGGGCTTAGACTTGAACTTCATTTTGGATTATCTCTCCAGACGAAAGTTATCGGGCTTCTATTGCGTGTCCCTTAACGCTTTTCGAATTTATTATATAAAACCCAGCAACTCCCCTGAGTTCATAAGAAAGTGCTATGAATCGGTTGACAAGAAGCTCCTCTTATGCCTAGTACCAGCTAAGACGTATGGGCAGTTCTCTAATGATGATTCATTATGCCTATGACGCTCGCATTAAAAGGTTCAGTAAGCCTACCTCTTCCAATCCCACCAAAGTGGGTAGCGTTGGGTGCAATTATTCCGTGGGCGAAGATCTTGAAAGCTTCGCTTGCCATATGATTTTACCTACCTCCCTTGTTTTACCCCAAATCCCTCGCTGTCCCCAACCCTATCCacacatttcttttttccttttttttaacatgGACCGACCCCACGGTCGTAATTCCGCCAAATCCTATCCGATTCAATCCGGGTTCGCTCCGAAGAAGACCTAACCTACATTGCGGGCAATGCGAACGTGGCACATACGCACGTAGGAAATGGGGATTACGGTAGGTGTTTTACTATAACAAGCGGTTTTATCCACTGACCATGTTCCCAAAGTCAATTTGATGGGCTGAAGCCGATCGGAAAGCAGTGAGTGACCTTGCCAAGGTTCTTTACGTGTTCCTCCCTAGGATTCACTTCCTCTTCTATAGTCTCATCAAGTTATCCCTAATATTGTCGAAACTCGGTTCTCATGGCCACAAGTTATGTTGGGTCTCACCGGCagatcaggaaaaaaaaaaacacgcacgcacgcactcAACCGGGGTGCCACATATGGGGGGCACAGGTCCAACCGCATTGGATCGGATTACCGATCTACGCCGGAGAAATTAGTCACGACCGTTGTTAATTTGCTTGAACGTAGTATTAACCCATTTAAGGACTCGACATTTTCAAAAGTAACAACCCGTTTAAGGATTCATGGCGCTAGCCCAGGATTTGGcaagagaaaatttttttgggaagcAACATGACGAGGTCCAGCTCACAAACACGTGGTGACGGTGGGGGATCATGTGCTTAGGTGCAAAACGAATTTCTTAACGTGCGAGACAAACAACTGAGGCTCCTGGAACTAATGGCAAAGCATTGCTAATAACACTGTCCTGAAAAGCCTTCCACCTACCTTCTTTTGTGGGGATTGGGTTGATTTGTTGCCCACACGTATAGTCCTGTGTGGTAGTCCCAGAACCAACCTAAAAGTAAATGCCTTTTAGCTCAAGGTCTGTTTTCAAGGACCCACGACAACATGGGTTGGAGAATTCCCgcagggggggggagggggttggGGATGACAGGAACGAGAtggatgattggaggtttcatTGCCACAAGAGAATCGTTTTGGCAGATTTGAGGTTTATCGAAATTTCGGTCTTCTGCCAAACTCGGTGTCTTGCTCTCTGCGTGTCGTGAGTGTCGTGTGGTGGAGTGCGCCTCTTGCTCAAGGGTTTGAGATTTGGATTTCTCGTTCGTGAAAGCGAGCAGGGTTTTGGCGTCGCCGTTACACCGCACCACCCACCCACAATGTCCCGGCTGACCCGAATAAAGACGCGGCAGCTGATGGCTTCACATCTAGTCTAACGAAATGGAGGACATACTAGCTCGGGACAATTGTGTATGTGAATTCCTCTGTGTTTGGTACTCACACAAGGATTGCGGCAATGAGTTTCGACGCTCTAAAACATCCGGCGAAACAGAAGTTCAGCGGTTAGACTCCGGAAATGAGAATCCTTAAACAAGAGTCACCCTTTCATTGCCTATTGTTTCGGTGATGGTGGGAATGGATTAGGCTGGGGGCTCtgtgaattaaattgaaaaccaAATGCGCAGGCTCATAACGGCGATCTTAAACTCTTGAGCATGACATGTTAACAGCTATCATGGGGTAAAAATGAAGCTGCAAATCAAATTCTGCCAAAACATGCGCACACAATACCTTGGCGCTTGAAGTTATCGATAGCTATCTAGTACAAAGCTTTCCAAATACTAGCAAAACATCTCCCACATGTAATCCCAACTCAAAGCAGCAGGTCGTTTACTAACCAACTGGAATGGTAGTATCGCATTACAAAAGATGTGCTGAAAATGAGGTTAGATTTTTCTTGTGACTTCCTACGAGTTCGCTGGCATGTTCTGCCCAAGCACCAGCAATGCCCCAGCTACTATTGTGGATTAAAAGATACGGGCCGTTGTGCTCTAAGCTAACAACGTACAAAAGCAATGGAAAAGCGGTTTCTAAAACTTCCAATCGCAATCTCAGTCAGCCACAGTTGCCACAAGCACTGTtactgcagcagcagcagcaagagTGCCCAAACTGAATTTAATCGCGTCGTGTCTTGCCGCGTTGCATTTGGATATGCAGTCTAACTTCACTGCAATGATCTTCATCTCTATATCATGATG
It encodes the following:
- the LOC115735877 gene encoding myb-related protein 308, which encodes MGRSPCCEKAHTNKGAWTKEEDERLIAYIRAHGEGCWRSLPKAAGLLRCGKSCRLRWINYLRPDLKRGNFTDEEDELIIKLHSLLGNKWSLIAGRLPGRTDNEIKNYWNTHIRRKLLNRGIDPATHRPLSETAQDTTTISFAATPSKQEPLDDAISAALGYKKENNPPTTMTTTTTTPATVQERCPDLNLELRISPPYQPQHHQPDAPMGMVERNHCFACSLGLQDSKECSCRRGASGGSSVHGGYNFLGLKTSVLDFRTLEMK